GGGCGGGCGGTTCAGCGCCTCATGTCCCAGTGTCTCCCCGGTCCGCAAATGCAGAATGGGCTGAAAATACGTATCCAGCAATTCATGCTCCATAATCTCCAGCAGCACAGCTAATCTGCCCAGCTCCTGAACCTCATCCCTGAATCTCCCGCTCATGTACCTCAGATATTGCGGCAAAGCCGCAAGCTTGCGGGACAGGGCTCCTGTCTTATTCATCTAATCCCCCGTCTGCTTGTCTTCGTGAATTCAATAACACTCTCCTCAGCATAGATTGGAATTATTAAGCAGGGATAAACTTCGGGACGGGGCATGGCTTTCTAAACATTTTTCACATTAACGACTTATTTCGACAGTATTTCTGCCCGGTTAATCGTATAGAGCACAGGGATTGCCGCTCCAATTAGGATCACCCCCATGAAGGCCGGTGCAGCCGGTCCAAGGGACACGTAGAGCTGTCCTCCGACCAGAGGCCCGATCATTCTCGCCAGTGCCTGAATCGATTGGCTGCCTCCTTGAACCCATCCCTGTTCGCCCGCAGCGGCAGATTTGGACAGCATTCCGTTGAACGAAGGCCCGAAGACCGAATCGCCGAAGCCGAAGATAAACATCCCTGCGATAAAAAGAGGATAAAAGGCGAGCACAGCCGACAACGCAAACAGGATGTAGCCAACAATTTCCGAGACCATTCCGAGGAGCGCTATTTGCCTGTCACTGTATCTTTTCAGGAGCTTCGGCATAATGAACCCTTGGGACAGGATATCCTGCAAGCCCATGATGGAGAACATCACTCCAATGATAACCGGCTTCCAGCTGAAATTATCCAACGTGAACTGTGAAAAAATAGCCTGGAATGATCCATTCGGTATCCACAGCAGGAGCGCAGAGACCAACAGCCTGTTAAGGTTCTTCATGGACAGCAGGCTGGCAAGCTGAGAAAAGGGATTCAGCCTGACTAAGGGGATGACCTTTAGTCTCTTGCTTTTCTCCAGACTCTCCGGCATGAAGAGGAAGCCATAACCCACATTGAGTAGTGTCACGGCTGCGCCAGCATACATGGGCACCGAGTATCCGAACTTGGCCAGCAGCCCGCCCACAGACGGACCGATAATAGTACCCGCCCCTACCACCGCGCTCACCCATCCGAAGTACTTAGTCCGTTGCTCCGGCGGAAGAATGTCTGCAAAATAAGCGAAGATCGTACCGATGCTCCCGCCTGTGATCCCTTCAATGATCCGCCCGGCGAACAGCACCCACAAAGCCCCTCCAAGGCCAAATATGAAGTAACCGGCAGCAGAACCCAGCAGGCATAGGAGAAGCAGTGGACGCCGCCCGTATTTATCACTCAGCGCACCCAGCACAGGCGCGGCACAGAACAGGCAGGCCGCATACGCTGAAGTCAGCAGGGTAACCATCACCGCTTGTTTTCCGGGATCGCTAATGTAAGGCTGGACGAGAAACGGAACCACAGGAGCGATAATACTGAAGCCTATTCCGCATAAAAATACTGAGATTAGACCGAATATAAGCGCGTGCTTGTCTACCTTTGGTTCTGAAGATTGATCTTGATGATGAGCAGGTTTGGATGTAGACATGTATCTTGCCTCCTTAGAGTTTATGCTTTGTTTCCTAAGAAACAATATCATCCTAACACATTTTTGATTCCACGGAAACAAAAATATAGACATAAAAAAACACCCTGTCGGGTGAAGGTAGCTCTGCCTGAACTATTATGCCTAAAGTATATAGGGAAAATCAATCTTCTTTCGTGCCGTTCTCCAGTTCCTGCTTCTTAATCTCTTCATCCAAATGCCTATTGTACTTCTCCATGAAGCTTAGCATCCCGGCATACTGGCTGTCGGTCACCTGCTCAAACACAGGTCTGTCCCGCTCCCGGAACTCACGGTGCAGTTCGTCATGGATCTGATATACAGCCCCCCCTTTAACAGTAAGCCTGAAATAGATTTCCTTCTGATTGTCCGGCTTCTGGTAGCTCTCGATAAGCCCCTTGTGCAGGAGCTTCCGTGTTATCTTGCTGATTGCCCCCCTGGTCATGTACAAGGCCTCTGCAAGCCTGGTCACGTTGGCGTCTGCATGTGTTCCGATGTATTCAATACAGTGCACCTCGGAGGGTTTATTGCCCTTAAGACTGATCTCCATCTTCGACTTGTTCAGCCAGTTCATCTTATTAAATAGTTCCCGGAAAGCGGTTAAGACCTGTTCCTCTTTGTTCATTGCGGGTCCCCCTCCCTAAAAAAACAGACGCCAGCGGCGCCTGTCTAACTACCCTTTATCCCTGAACTACAGACCGTAATACTTGGACTTGTCCGGTCCGTTGCTGGTATATTCCGTCTTCAGTTCATTGCGGTACGAACGCTCAATCTTACGCACATAAGAAAGTCTGCGGACATTCTTCATGACTTCCTCGGCGCGCTCCGCATTGACGTACATTACCGCGTAATGCATTTTACGGGAAACGTAGTGCAGTGTGCCGTACTTCTCCAGGTTGCGTGCCGCCTTGACGTCGCTAACCCATACGATATAACCTGTCCGTTCCGCAAACATAAGCTTATCCGCCTCTCTTTCTCTGTCTCCTCACGGGTCAGCTTATCCGCAAGAGCATTTGCCGCCGCTGCCGCATCCGCCCTTGGGGGACGGGTCGTTACTAGGAACCTTGATGCTGTCCGAGACCGAGAATGCGATCGCCTCCGACATGGAATGAAGAATATCATCCAGCGTCTTCTCCGCATTCTTGAAGCGGACTACCGCTTCGAACTGCTCCAGCTCCCGTTCTACAGCCTCAACCTCATCCTTGGCCGAGTGATAGTTCGGGTGAAAATGACCAAACCGCTGTGTCTCCTCAAACAGCTCCTTCTTGCTTTGCAGCCGCTTGATCATGGCCTGGATTTCGGGATGGTTATCCACCTGCCCCTTCCAGTATAGGTAATCCGACACTTCTGCGGATTGATTAATCATATCGCCTAATTCATAGGCGTATGTCAGCACTTCGGCCATATCGACCGTATTTAATTCCGCTACGCTCATGAACTTCAACTCTTTTCTGCATTTAATGTTCTACCGCAGCGATAGACTACCTTATCATAACATATCCGCCCGCCTCAGCAGAAGAAGAATTTCTGTACCTAAGCGGATGCAACAGCTGAATTTCCTGCCAGTCTTCCGCTGCAAGCTCTGCCTCCTCTGCCGTCCCCGTCCCCGGAAAAAGCAGAATACCCCGCACCCTCCATGGACGTCCGCTGATCCGCTCCGGAATGAAATCCGCCGCCTTGCCGCCATAGGAGAGCCGGACCTTGATTCCCCAGCTTAGGGCATGCTCCATTACCTTTTGCGCTGTGGTGGCATGATACTGCCTCCACTGATTGAACCACATCTGCGGCACGGCCTCTTCACCCGGCAGCTCCAGCATCGGGGGGGTGCCCCTGTCCGGCGGCAGAAGCTTCGGGGAGGGTCCCGTTCCCAACAGGCCCCGTTCCCCGGCTGCGGCAGGAAGCTCGTAACGCTGTACTGTCCCGGACAGTTCAAACAGTTGGGTAGGGGCAGTCCCGTTCAGCTTCCCTGCCCTTACAGACGGCGCCAGACCGGCGGCGGCAAGCTCCTTGCGCAGCTGCCCGGCTGCCTCCGGCCGGACGATGAAGTGGAGCGGGCCAATCCGGGTAACGATGTCCTGCAGCCGGGGATGAGCAGCGATATCCCCGCCCTCCTGCTCTCCGGCACAGGACAGCAGAAGCACCTCCGCCAGTTCAGTCCGCCCGATCGCTCTGGCCCACTGCCGGAGCGCAAGTATGGCCTGCTCCGGCAATCCTCCGGCGGCATGGTCGTTCAGCCAGGAGATCACCTCACCCGGAGCGAAGCCCTGGTCCGCTGCCGCTTCCAGCCGCTCCCGCGTTAGCCGGAAGCTCCAGATATCCTCGTGGTGCAGCAGCTCCGCACACCCGGCCAAGGTCCAGCGGACCGTATACGGGACCTCCGGCGGAACCAGCACCTCGAAATCCGGCTGGACAATGAAGCCGGGGAAAGCTGAATCCGATTCTTGCGGCAGCGGGCTGCGTGCGGCTTCAGTTGCTGCGGGTCTCTGCGGGCTGAAGGCGGTGTCTTGAGCTTCGGAGGCGCTGTCTAGGTACCCCTCTTGATTCTGCGGGGTTGCTCCTAGACTATGCCCCGTTAGCTGTGGCTTCACTGCCTTCCAGCGAAAGCACTCCTCCCCTTCTGCTGAAGATCCTAGCTCACACCATCCGAAGGCGGCCAGAAGGCGAAGCCAGGCAAGTGCAGCCTGCTTAAGCCCTGAGTCTGTCCCTGCCGTCCCCGGCACAGCCTGCTCTCCGGCAAGACCATTCTGTCTCATCCAGCTTAGTACAGGCGCTACCGCAAACCACTCGTCCGCCTTAAACTCCGCTGCCGAGAGCAAATGTCTGAAATGCTGCTCTTCAGGCAGCGGAGCACCGTAACGGCTGATGATCAAGGTATAGAGTGTATCCGTCATCTCCTGAGCAGTAAGCGTCAGCCAGCGTTGCAGCACCGGTCTGTCTAATGCATACCCGCTATTGTCGCGGGTGATCAGCCCCAGTGCGCTCAGCAGATCAATGATTAATGTAACCGGCAGCGGATAGCTCTGGTGACCGGCGGAGGACTCCAGCAGGGCCAAAGCCCCCTCCGGTATGGACAACCTTCCGGCTAACCGGCTGAGCTGCTTCTTATGTAACACTCCCTTAGATGTCAGCGGCAGGCCTTCACGGGCTATGAACAACAGGCTTTGAAATATCTCCCCTGCCAGTTCTGAACACGCCGCATGCTCAACCCGTATTGTCCCCTCCACCTGTACCTGCGGGCAACCCGTCCAGAAGCTCCGCAGGATCAAGGGATACTGCTGCTGCGGTACCTGATACAGCCTCTCTCCCCACACCTTTTGACGCAGCTCCAGCATCCCCGTATGAAGCAGTTCCTCCAGGGCCAGTATCTGTTCAGCCCTGCACAGGAATTCAGGCCGCAGACGCTCTATAGAATCTGCTGTACACGGCGAGGCCGCATGCTCTGCCGCTATCCGCAGCAGTACTTCACAGGCGTCCGAAGATAGTCTGCTAATATCATCTGCCGGTTCCAGTTCCATCAGAGAACAGCTCCTTCCGCCGGGTCCAGCATCCGGACCCCGTATTCGTAGCCTTGCTCAGTCAGAAACATCCGGCGGCGCAGAGCGAAATCCTGTTCCCGGCTGTCTCCCGTAACCAGCGTGTAGAAATACGCCCGGTTATCCCCCGGCTTCGGACGAAGGATGCGGCCCAGCCGCTGAGCCTCCTCCTGGCGGGAACCGAAGGCGCCGGATACCTCAATTGCCACTGAGGCATCCGGCAGATTCACAGCAAAATTCGCTACCTTGGAGACGATCAGCACCGGCAGCTTGCCTTCATTGAACGCAGCATAGAGCGCGTTCCGCTCCTTCTGCGGAGTCTTGCCTGTGATCAGCGGGGCCGCAAGCAGCGCCGCCAGCTGTTCCAACTGGTCCAGATACTGGCCGATCACAAGTATCGCCGCTGCGGGATGCGCCTTGGCAAGCTGTGCTGCCGCCTGAGCCTTGGCCTGATTGCCGGCCGCCAGCCGGAACTGCTCCTTCGCCCCGGCATACAGATATTGCTGCCGCAGCTCCTGGCTCATCGGAACGATGACCTCGATGCAATCGACAGCCGCAATCCATCCCTGCCGCTCCAGCACCTTCCAGGGCAGGTCATAGCATCTCGGGCCGATCAGGGAGAACACATCTCCCTCCCGTCCGTCCTCCCGGACCAGCGTTGCTGTCAGCCCCAGCCGCCGCGTAGCCTGAATATCTGCGGTTGCCCGGAAGACAGGTGCCGGAAGCAGGTGGACCTCGTCATAGATAATCAGCCCCCAATTCCGTTCATGGAACAGATTCATATGGACGAACGCTCCTCCCTTGGAGCGCCTATGGGTCATCATCTGATAGGTTGCAACGGTTACAGGCCGCACCTCCCGGTGCTCTCCCGTGTATTCCCCAACCTCCTCTTCGCTCAGCGAGGTCCGCAGCAGCAGCTCCCCGCGCCACTGTTCTACAGAAGTCGTGCTCGAAGTAAGGATCAGCGTCTCACACTGCAGCTGCTCCAGCACCCCAAGGCCCACAACCGTCTTGCCTGCCCCGCAGGGCAACACGACCACTCCGCTGCCTCCATGTCCTCCAGTCCCCTGGAACTTACGGACAGCCTCCCGTTGATAATCCCGTAGCTCGAATCCACTGCTGCTGCCCTCTCGGACGTTGTTCCCAATAGACTCCCGCCAGGCTAGCTTCAGCTTCTGTCCGTCCCGGTACCCGGCGTAGTCAAGAACCGGATAACCCAGTCTGGTCATCTCCTGCTTCAGCAAGCCCCGGTTCATCTTCGGACAATAGCTATGCAGCTCCCCGGCCCGGCAGAGGCCCAGCTCCTTCAGCTCCTGAGCATCATCCAGTTCATCCAGCAGGCTCGCCCGGTCAGCAGTTAACCTGACAAGCTGTGAATCACTCTCATCTGCATGCAGGTGCAAGCTTCCGTAACGGGACATTAACAGCTCCATCTCCCCCTCCACCTCGGAAGGAATGCCCCACCTGGACAGCCTGCGGAGTCCTTGAGTGACCTCTGCCGCAGACTGCCCCCCGGCTGCGGCATTCCATAGGGACAAAGGCGTGATCCGGTAAGTGTGATAGGCTGGAGGACTTTTGACAAGCTCGGCAAAGCCGCTTAGAACCGCCCGCGCCTCCTCAAATCCCGGATGTCCGCATTCCAGCAAAATTGTCCGGTCATTCCGTATTATACATGGCCCCGCCTCTACTCCTCTCATCCTGTTCCCTCCTTATGTGTGATAGCGGTTTAAGCTGTTAATGTTACTCAATGGCTCATTAGCCAGCATCCACATTCTCCCTACAACGAAAAAGCCCATTTCCGCCTAACGGATATGAGCCATTCGTCATTCTATTAATGCAGCTGCTGGCGCTGCGAGATTTCATGGAGCGCCTCAGCAGCCTCATCTGCGAACATTCTCTTGTCTGCCAGATCACCTAAGGAGACTACTCCGGTCAGCTTCTTGCCCTGCGTCACCGGAATGCGCCGGATCTGTGCGGAGGCCATCAGCTCAGCCGCCTCCTCCACAGAGGCGGATTCCTCAACGGAGAGGATCTCCCGGCTCATGACAGTCTCCACGGCTGTTGAGCCGGGATGCTTGGCCGCGTACCCGCGGATGACCAGATCGCGGTCTGTAATCACACCAATCAGCGTTGCTCCATCAGCCGAATCTACCACCGGAATAAAGCCCGTCCCGCTATCTCTCATGGCAACGGCAACCTCATAGATATTGTCCAGCAGAGTAACCGACACCGGCTGCGCGGTCATTACTTCTTTGACTGTCTTCAAGAATGAACCCTCCCGTCCACGTTAGCGTGGCATTTGAGAGTAGTTTTTCCTGTAACGGTAACATTTATACGGAAATTGACTCATTCAGACAGGAGTCGGCCATACCTACAAGCAGCTTCAAGCCATAGAGCATGGCATCCTCATCGAAATCAAATTTGCTGTGATGATGCGGATAGACAGCCTCCTTGGCCGCATTGCCCGCACCGACGAAGATGAAGCAGCCGGGAATCTCCTGAACATAATAGGAAAAGTCCTCCGCAGGCATAATCTTCTCCATCAGCATCACATCGGCATCTGTCCCAAGCGCCTTCGGGGCAACACGGGCAAAACGTTCATATTCCGCCTCGTCATTCACCAGCGGCGGGTACCCCATCAGATAGTCCACCTTGGCCTCCGTACCATAGGCTGCGGCTACAGAGGCCGCCATCTCTTCAATGCGGCGGCGGATCAGATGACGCGTCTCTTCATCAAATGCCCGCACCGTCCCGGTAATCCGGCAACGCTCGGCTATGATATTCTGGGCCGAACCTCCTTGAATCGTTCCTATGCTGACTACTGCCGGACGCAACGGATCAACATTCCGGCTGACAATCGTCTGCAGCCCGGTAACCAGTGCCGCACCGGCCACAATGCTGTCTGCCGTGCGGTGGGGCATTCCGCCGTGTCCTCCCCGGCCGATCAGATCAATGAAGAACTCATCGGCTGAGGCCATAAGCGGACCTGGCGCGCTGCCTACCGTCCCGAGAAGGAACGGTGTCCACAGATGCAGCCCGTAGACGGCATCTGCACCCGCAAGCACGCCTTCCGCAATCATGCCTACTGCGCCGCCGGGACACACCTCTTCCGCCGGCTGGAACAGAAAGCGGATCTCCCCCTTCAGCTCCTCACGGCGGGAGCTGTAATACGCCGCCGCAGCCAGCAGCATGGCGGTATGGCCGTCATGGCCGCAGGCATGCATCACTCCGGGGTGCTGGGAAGCATATTCCCGGCCGCTCTCCTCTGTAATATTCAGCGCGTCCATATCGGCACGCAGGACTACCGTTTTGCCGGACTCCCGGCCCTTAAGTATACCTGTCAATCCATAGCCTGCTTCACTCCGCCGGACCTCAATCCCCAGCTCCGCGAGCCTTGCCCCGACATAAGCGGAGGTCTCCTTCTCCTGATAGGACAGCTCCGGATGACGGTGCAGATGGCGGCGCCACTTGATCATTTCCGGGAGCAGCTCCCCGATCTCTAACCTCTCCATAACTCTCCATTCCCTTCTCTGGCAGCATCCTGCGGACAAGCCGTCAGGACAAGCCCGTAGGCTCTGCCCGCTCCGCAGACTGCCAACTTTCTTTTATTGTAGCAGAAACACAAAAAAGTGGGTATCGATCAGCCCGTTCTACCTTGCACAACCCCGGGAAACAGACTATCATGAGGAAGAACAATAACAAATTTTAATTACAAATGAATCATTATACTTCATTAAGGGGAGTTGTGCGCTATGATATTTGAGAACACGGGTCTCGAAGGATTGAAGAGCAACCTTCTTTATCTCGACGAAAGTGCAGCAAGAGCAGGATTCATCAGATGGCAATGGGAATACTACCGGGCGACCTACGACTGCAAGATAGAAGACCGCAAGGACGGCGGCGAATACTTCCTGCGCATTAATACCCGTGCTGTGGAAGGGAAGCTGGAGAAGGCGGACGCGGTACTGGCTATTGAAGCTGTCTACCTAGGCAAGGCTACATTCCCCCACGGACTGGAATATGAATCTCCGGTGCCTCAGCCGGTGCTTGAGGTAGCCCGGAAGCATATCGGTGAATTGAAAGCGCTGCTGGAAGCTTGAGCACCGCGAAGGGAAAGAAGGCCTCCAAGGCCAGCCCGCCCAAAAGAGGAACACCCGATTTCCAGTTGCTTATTCTCACCCTGCTGTTCGTGGGCTTCGGCTTGCTTATGGTGTTCAGCTCCAGTTCCAGCTTAACCCTTGCGAGCGAGAAATACAGCAATAATGCATTTTTCTTCGTCAAAAAGCAAGTGGTTTGGGCCGTGCTGGGCAGCTTCATCATGTTCGTGGTCATGAACATCCACTACAGCAAATTTAAGAAATGGTACGCACCGATCTTCGTGATTACCCTCGTCCTCCTGCTGTTCGTAGCAACCACCGAGGGGATTAACGGCGCCAAGAGCTGGATGAGTATCGGAACCCTGGGGATTCAGCCTACCGAGCTGGCCAAGATCTCTATCATTCTCTACCTGGCTGCCCTGATCACCAAAAAAGGCGAACGTCTGCGCGATTTGCGGACAGGGTATATCCCGGTCATGATTATCGTCGGAATTGTCGCCGGACTGATTATGATGCAGCCCGATCTGGGCTCCTGTCTCATTCTCGTAGCGACCAGCGGCCTTGTTATCTATGCCGGCGGCGCCAGCATGAAGCACATCATGGGATCGATCGCTCTGCTTGTTCTGGGAGTAGCCCTCGTCATCGGGGCGAAGGCCGCTATCGATTCCTTGTCTCCGCCGACCGAGAAGGCAGAGATTCAGAAGGACTACAGACAGGGCCGTATCGAAGCCTTCCTGGACCCTCAGGGAAATTCCGAGGGCAGTGGATATAATATTATGCAGTCTCTGATCGCCCTCGGTGAAGGTGGAACACAAGGCTCCGGGTTCGGGCAAAGTATTCAGAAGCTGCATTATCTGCCTTATCCGTATACCGACTTTATTTTCTCCGTCATCGGTGAGGAGCTGGGATTCGTCGGAACCGCCGTGTTCCTGCTGCTCTATCTGTATTTTATCTGGAGAGGAATTCTGATCTCACTGCGGTGCACCGATCCATTCGGCACTCTGGTCGGCATCGGAATCATGGGGCTCATCGCCATTCAAGCCTTCATCAACATTGGCGGTGTCACGAATACAATTCCGATGACCGGGGTCACCTTGCCCTTCATCAGCTATGGCGGCTCCTCCCTGCTCGTCACCATGCTCTGTATGGGGATTATGCTGAGCATCTCACGGGAGACCAACCGTCCTGCCAAGGAGGAAGTCGTGAAGTCTGTGACTACGGTCAGACAAGTGCGAAACAACAGAAGTGCAGGTACACGCGCACGCTAAGAGGCAACCTGCATGCTGATGAGGGTTGAGCCAACAAGTAGAAAGGCAGTCCGGAATATATTCCGGACTGCCTTTTGCATGGATGCCTAGTATAATTGTGCTTAAGAAATCTCGTCGTTCTTGAAGGCTACGCCTTCGACCTTAACGTTAACCTCTACGATGTGAAGCCCGGTCATACTCTCCACAGCCTCGCGGACATTCTGCTGAAGCATGCGGCACACTTCATGAATCGGCGTTTCGTACAGTACGATGATGCGTAAGTCTACCGCAGCTTCCAATTGGCCAACTTCGACAGTAACGCCCTTCTGCACGTTCTTGCCGCTCAGGCGCTTTGCCCAGCCTTCTGACAAACCGCCAGACATGGCTGCAATTCCGGGAGTCTCAAGCGCGGCCAGGCCGGCAATTTTTGAGACAACGTCATTCGATATCCGTATATTTCCCAATTCCAGTTGAAGCTGTTCTGCCATGCCATATCCCCCCTACTCTCATTATCAATTATTGTAATTCCAAAGCGGGCTAAAAAGCAAATGACTTTCTCTCACCCCCGTTTACAGCCAGGAACAATTTGGGTATATTGATTATGAATTCAACCTACATAAAGAGACTGGAGAGTGCTTACCTTTGAAAAAATGGATCTCACCGGCGCTGCTGGTCATCAGCTTTATCCTCAGCGCCACCGGGCATTACGCGAACTGGGATCATACCCTTCAGTTCATATTGTCTGCCATTTCGGTCATCTTCGTGGCCGGTTTCCTCGGCAGGGCCACTGAGAGTGTAGCCCACTACGCCGGACAGCGGCTTGGAGGGTTTCTGAACGCAACCTTCGGCAATGCGGCCGAGCTGATCATCGCCTTCTTCCTGGTCAAGGAAGGACTGTTTGACATGGTCAAAGCGAGTCTGACCGGCTCCATCATCGGCAACCTGCTGCTTGTCCTCGGACTGAGTATTTTTGCCGGGGGCATGAAGTTCAAGGTTCAGAACTTCAATGTCACGCTCGCCGGTCTAAACGGCTCACTGATGATCGTTGCGGTCATCGCCCTGTTCGTCCCGGCCATGTTCTTCAACACCCATTCCATCACCGAGAAAGACACCAATGTACTGAGCCTTGTCGTCGCCGGCCTGCTGATTGCAGCCTACCTCGCCTGGCTGGTTTTCTCCATGATCACACATAAGAAGTACCTGGCGGATGTTACGGACGATACGGCGGAAGAGCTGCCCAATGAGCATGCTCCAGTCTGGTCCCGTAACCGCTCAATCCTCTACCTCGTCCTTGCCACCGTGATGGTCGCCTTCGTCAGTGAATGGCTGGTCGGAACGCTGGAGACGCTCACCGAACGCTTCGGCTTCAGCGAGCTGTTCGTCGGTGCATTCCTCGTAGCGATTATCGGTAACGCCGCAGAACACAGCGCTGCCATTATGCTCGCCATGAAGAACAAGATTGGAGCCGCAGTCGAGATCGCCGTAGGCAGCAGTCTGCAGATCGCCCTGTTCGTTGCCCCTGTGCTGATCTTCGCCAGTTATTTCATGGGCAACACCATGTCGATTGTCTTCACCACGATTGAGATTGTAGCTATAGCCGTATCGGTGTTCATCGCCAAATCGATTATTCAGGACGGCGCAACCAACTGGTATGAAGGTCTCCTGCTGCTAGCAGTTTACATGATTCTCGGCGTATCGTTTTATCTGGTCTGAAACAACCCCACAAAGTGATGCTTTTGCTTCGACGATTACTCAGGTACTTTGCGGGGGCCCCGAAACTTATAAATAATTATAAAAAAACGCACATGATTGACCCCCGGGTCTGTCATGTGCGTTTTGTTGAAAATATAGCCGCTCCCACTTGATGACCGGGACTTACATCTCCCGCTCCTCAGCCTTCTTATTCAGTGCCTCATACAGAACAGCCAAATTGCGTTCCAGCTTACTCAGCACCTGCTTGCCTGTGAGCTCCGGCACCAGCCCCGCTCTGACCGCAAAATCGACCTCTCTGGAGAAGCCGTACATCTGGGTATCCAGCACTTCCTCATAGAGAGGGCAGTAACGGGTTGCCAAATTCTCCATCTGTACTTCAATGAGCTTCTGAATTTTATCGGCATCTTCTTGAAGAAGATTGATTGCTTTGATATTGAGCTGTTCCTGCAAATCCGATGAAGTCATGCATTTTCCCCCCCATGTCCAAAAGTTACAGCTGCTAATGCTTATTATTCTTAATATTAGTCGAAATTAGGACCTAATACAAGATTTCAGTTTGGGTTATTCCTGAAGTTCCTGCAAAATCCCCCCGCTGCACAGCAAAGACGCCCAGCCGCAAGGCCGGACGTCCGAGAAGAAAATGGAATTACTCTGCTACTACTGTAAAATTCAGATTGTGTTTGGCAAAAACTTCGCTCATGGCTTTCTTAGCTTCCTCGGCATCTGTGCCATGTACATGCAGCTCGTAGCTTTGGCTGGATACCAGAGTAGTGAACAAGCCCAGGATGCTCTTCACATCAATGTACTTGTTGTCCGCTTGAAGAACGATAGATGAATTAAATTGGCTTGCTGTCTGTGCAATATCCACGATTGCCGCATTGTTGGACATAGGAATCCCTCCGCAACTTGATTATAAACTTATATTCACTTGTTACCAATTCCATGATACATTGAATCCGCTTACTCACGCAAGGTGTTTCTTGGAAACAGGCATTGCGTGCTTTTGGAATCACCGCTCTTGTACCATTTTATTTCAGGTTCTCCGGATTCAGACCTTCCAGCTCCGGCACCACAAAAATTCCATCTTTACGGATCAGCACATCGTCAAAGTAAATTTCGCCGCCTCCGTAATCAGGTCGCTGAATCAGCACGAGGTCCCAGTGAATGGACGAACGGTTTCCGTTATCCGTTACATCATAAGCCTGGCCGGGTGTGAAGTGCAGACTGCCGGCAATTTTCTCATCGAACAGAATATCCTTCATCGGATGCAGAATATAAGGGTTGAAGCCGATGGCGAACTCACCGATATGGCGCGCGCCGTCGTCGGAATCCAGAATTTCATTCAGTCGTGCGGTATCATTGCTGGCAGCCTCTACGATCCGCCCGTTCTCGAACGTGAACTTCACATTCTCGAAGGTCACCCCGTTATAGATCGATGCGGCATTATAGCTGATCGTTCCATTCACGGAATCGCGGACAGGTGCGCTGTACACTTCTCCGTCCGGG
The window above is part of the Paenibacillus sp. FSL H8-0048 genome. Proteins encoded here:
- a CDS encoding MFS transporter; the encoded protein is MSTSKPAHHQDQSSEPKVDKHALIFGLISVFLCGIGFSIIAPVVPFLVQPYISDPGKQAVMVTLLTSAYAACLFCAAPVLGALSDKYGRRPLLLLCLLGSAAGYFIFGLGGALWVLFAGRIIEGITGGSIGTIFAYFADILPPEQRTKYFGWVSAVVGAGTIIGPSVGGLLAKFGYSVPMYAGAAVTLLNVGYGFLFMPESLEKSKRLKVIPLVRLNPFSQLASLLSMKNLNRLLVSALLLWIPNGSFQAIFSQFTLDNFSWKPVIIGVMFSIMGLQDILSQGFIMPKLLKRYSDRQIALLGMVSEIVGYILFALSAVLAFYPLFIAGMFIFGFGDSVFGPSFNGMLSKSAAAGEQGWVQGGSQSIQALARMIGPLVGGQLYVSLGPAAPAFMGVILIGAAIPVLYTINRAEILSK
- a CDS encoding MarR family transcriptional regulator, yielding MNKEEQVLTAFRELFNKMNWLNKSKMEISLKGNKPSEVHCIEYIGTHADANVTRLAEALYMTRGAISKITRKLLHKGLIESYQKPDNQKEIYFRLTVKGGAVYQIHDELHREFRERDRPVFEQVTDSQYAGMLSFMEKYNRHLDEEIKKQELENGTKED
- a CDS encoding YlbG family protein, producing MFAERTGYIVWVSDVKAARNLEKYGTLHYVSRKMHYAVMYVNAERAEEVMKNVRRLSYVRKIERSYRNELKTEYTSNGPDKSKYYGL
- a CDS encoding YlbF family regulator; its protein translation is MSVAELNTVDMAEVLTYAYELGDMINQSAEVSDYLYWKGQVDNHPEIQAMIKRLQSKKELFEETQRFGHFHPNYHSAKDEVEAVERELEQFEAVVRFKNAEKTLDDILHSMSEAIAFSVSDSIKVPSNDPSPKGGCGSGGKCSCG
- a CDS encoding helicase-associated domain-containing protein, giving the protein MELEPADDISRLSSDACEVLLRIAAEHAASPCTADSIERLRPEFLCRAEQILALEELLHTGMLELRQKVWGERLYQVPQQQYPLILRSFWTGCPQVQVEGTIRVEHAACSELAGEIFQSLLFIAREGLPLTSKGVLHKKQLSRLAGRLSIPEGALALLESSAGHQSYPLPVTLIIDLLSALGLITRDNSGYALDRPVLQRWLTLTAQEMTDTLYTLIISRYGAPLPEEQHFRHLLSAAEFKADEWFAVAPVLSWMRQNGLAGEQAVPGTAGTDSGLKQAALAWLRLLAAFGWCELGSSAEGEECFRWKAVKPQLTGHSLGATPQNQEGYLDSASEAQDTAFSPQRPAATEAARSPLPQESDSAFPGFIVQPDFEVLVPPEVPYTVRWTLAGCAELLHHEDIWSFRLTRERLEAAADQGFAPGEVISWLNDHAAGGLPEQAILALRQWARAIGRTELAEVLLLSCAGEQEGGDIAAHPRLQDIVTRIGPLHFIVRPEAAGQLRKELAAAGLAPSVRAGKLNGTAPTQLFELSGTVQRYELPAAAGERGLLGTGPSPKLLPPDRGTPPMLELPGEEAVPQMWFNQWRQYHATTAQKVMEHALSWGIKVRLSYGGKAADFIPERISGRPWRVRGILLFPGTGTAEEAELAAEDWQEIQLLHPLRYRNSSSAEAGGYVMIR
- a CDS encoding DNA repair helicase XPB, producing the protein MRGVEAGPCIIRNDRTILLECGHPGFEEARAVLSGFAELVKSPPAYHTYRITPLSLWNAAAGGQSAAEVTQGLRRLSRWGIPSEVEGEMELLMSRYGSLHLHADESDSQLVRLTADRASLLDELDDAQELKELGLCRAGELHSYCPKMNRGLLKQEMTRLGYPVLDYAGYRDGQKLKLAWRESIGNNVREGSSSGFELRDYQREAVRKFQGTGGHGGSGVVVLPCGAGKTVVGLGVLEQLQCETLILTSSTTSVEQWRGELLLRTSLSEEEVGEYTGEHREVRPVTVATYQMMTHRRSKGGAFVHMNLFHERNWGLIIYDEVHLLPAPVFRATADIQATRRLGLTATLVREDGREGDVFSLIGPRCYDLPWKVLERQGWIAAVDCIEVIVPMSQELRQQYLYAGAKEQFRLAAGNQAKAQAAAQLAKAHPAAAILVIGQYLDQLEQLAALLAAPLITGKTPQKERNALYAAFNEGKLPVLIVSKVANFAVNLPDASVAIEVSGAFGSRQEEAQRLGRILRPKPGDNRAYFYTLVTGDSREQDFALRRRMFLTEQGYEYGVRMLDPAEGAVL